From Nymphalis io chromosome 10, ilAglIoxx1.1, whole genome shotgun sequence, a single genomic window includes:
- the LOC126771333 gene encoding malate dehydrogenase, cytoplasmic: MAAPIKVVVTGAAGQIAYSLLYQIASGAVFGPEQPVYLHLLDIAPMMGVLEGVVMELADCALPLLAGVLPTANPEEAFKDVSAAFLVGAMPRREGMERKDLLSANVRIFKEQGQALDKVARKDVKILVVGNPANTNALICSKYAPSIPKENFTAMTRLDQNRAQSQLAAKLGVPVKDVKNVIIWGNHSSTQFPDASNAIVKIGGAEKSVPKAINDDEFLKTTFVSTVQKRGAAVIAARKMSSALSAAKAASDHMRDWFLGTGDRWVSMGVVSDGSYGTPRDVVYSFPVTVSNGKWKIVQGLTISDFAREKLDLTGKELVEEKQDALDVCKD; this comes from the exons atg GCTGCACCAATCAAAGTTGTTGTAACGGGAGCTGCTGGTCAAATTGCTTACTCCCTTCTGTACCAGATAGCTTCTGGAGCAGTTTTTGGTCCAGAGCAGCCTGTATATCTTCATCTTCTTGATATAGCTCCTATGATGGGGGTATTAGAAGGTGTTGTTATGGAATTGGCTGACTGTGCTTTGCCACTTCTAGCAGGAGTTTTGCCTACTGCTAATCCCGAGGAAGCTTTCAAGGATGTATCTGCAGCATTCCTTGTTGGTGCTATGCCAAGAAGAGAAGGCATGGAAAGGAAAGATCTCCTATCTGCCAATGTACGCATTTTCAAAGAACAGGGACAAGCCCTTGACAAAGTTGCTCGCAAAGATGTAAAAATTCTTGTTGTGGGCAACCCAGCAAACACAAATGCCTTAATTTGCTCGAAATATGCACCCTCAATACCTAAAGAAAACTTTACTGCTATGACCCGTCTCGATCAAAATCGTGCCCAATCTCAATTGGCTGCAAAACTTGGGGTGCCTGTTAAGgatgttaaaaatgtaataatttgggGAAATCACTCATCTACTCAATTCCCAGATGCATCTAATGCTATTGTTAAAATTGGTGGTGCAGAGAAATCTGTCCCTAAAGCTATAAATGATGATGAATTTTTGAAGACAACATTTGTAAGCACAGTACAAAAGCGTGGTGCTGCTGTTATTGCTGCCAGAAAAATGTCATCTGCATTGTCTGCTGCTAAAGCAGCTTCTGACCATATGAGGGACTGGTTCCTTGGTACAGGTGACCGTTGGGTCAGCATGGGTGTTGTATCTGATGGGTCCTATGGAACACCTAGAGATGTTGTATATTCATTCCCCGTTACTGTTAGCAATGGGAAGTGGAAGATCGTTCAGGGTCTGACTATCTCAGATTTTGCACGTGAAAAACTTGATCTTACAGGAAAGGAATTAGTTGAAGAGAAGCAAGACGCTTTAGATGTCTGCAAAGattga